One window of the Podospora pseudopauciseta strain CBS 411.78 chromosome 4, whole genome shotgun sequence genome contains the following:
- a CDS encoding hypothetical protein (EggNog:ENOG503PA95), giving the protein MESEQPIDLEWLADLSKGQSFTTFGQSQSAKTFDFGDDGFTASLSEGNELLQLTRPDPTCGLIFVRGNYPDSAASMLARAQNQQLHEAQNNDTFGTNLVPESPQTPSSPWAVSAADRKSQGWVNFRWPYAQYVLFHLDAAKGFYREIGSWDTISFVKDKIFFQIHRLSLGVGSSATSDDHQDDVARARFKRGGPVRFGCPCSQNDIHRQVDTYTITNNANIVSCRSSNYRTRIEMTFSVNGILQPPTFLNPCDTAADVEWVDMTSEVEVDIRVGEPTYVVSTYAIRTEDGVEHDPSLPADLADYLGVSRGSVNMTDRLFTSLCAANYEAIEAVEFCVIGRGVEQILGVTSIPTSSSHPTSPSFLHELGEKALIGNIMTRQFVDVESAFYQIRLLAKLHRFIDSRDLKRDFLNQYLELEKIRQAYLDKLTAAIQGALAWLFATDLKPGRLLLAVHSEPSNISDGPVFERFKRCAGKRSAFSWDTTYNRGCYATMAAWYAYRACPSAFHTRFISEIIVPRLPVAYHLGMERANRDKQPTPKSNVLQWLHLSSILLLYDELGCAEYDLDIDVDEVRETQERAEKNVSRLKTNQHGGWKAHHDELDRALLLAEEMQLDRLTHSSRSYNLAVSRAKQTRQRIRDRKRTAKFLPGPKPWMAIRGLGNGPWELHSTNHEAYLRVADITNVPSARDRLFEFLLSDYSFMTSWDWADGNMVGRWWDIQPIAMICATLLDLKYEGKLQAAQAKKPVGDDEHPQSLDRRTDTLRSDDLNSSEILPRQPKISGEIVNMEAMLFKLIQSVEESRGSEMAKSFDWISQRPPNPCFPAWYTLPRSPPSSPTTQLPLVTLIPELKAYLPDHGPELSSIQKVVTDTMTSDDDCVALRMICLWDITHGSPLDFSFQVKPVTWTTIPRSTYSSRDRSLKQRLNSRLVDLGIRHRILLFPILTLFNAAGLCYLWHDAAAFHLRDHFGSVSRFTDSKKGPTGWITSINISHWTLRSQAEVKEDPYRERHRQHGNFPPDNIAELGVGIDTKYMVEERSSSIIFTGHHSGRLWVCSIISPTVKWNYLESLISNYTQPLLANFVHQPSTARCLVFLMFLGHLCETLADEYEKLLLQLDGIIEIRDRTLFEGPEDWWGTAEAINKLKKMLWGWDALRIFNDKLSASLTQIQRAHDTMDNIIKQETSYQDAELVQEANTVVDEFRKRHGLLIDVHDKTQLKIKQVTGLRDGISTITNVVDAQTALEDNKTTIQQGNNIRTLTYITIGYLPLGFVTGLYSVQHGTFMNSATDWQFGVMIVLFSLGTWILAYALEKALVRVDWNIIRGHFDLNQLRWAFKWPAKPTRDGGQDQGPSGLA; this is encoded by the exons CTTGTGGTCTCATTTTCGTCAGAGGAAACTATCCTGACAGCGCAGCCTCCATGCTAGCCCGAGCTCAAAACCAGCAGCTGCATGAGGCTCAGAACAACGACACCTTTGGAACCAATCTGGTTCCAGAGAGTCCCCAGACGCCATCTTCGCCCTGGGCCGTGAGTGCCGCAGACCGAAAAAGTCAGGGATGGGTCAACTTTCGTTGGCCTTACGCCCAATATGTGCTTTTTCATCTGGATGCTGCCAAGGGTTTCTATCGTGAGATTGGAAGCTGGGACACCATATCATTTGTTAAAGACAAAATCTTCTTTCAGATTCACCGTCtgagtttgggggttggcagTTCAGCCACCAGCGATGACCACCAAGATGACGTGGCACGTGCGAGGTTCAAAAGAGGAGGACCAGTTCGATTCGGGTGCCCATGTTCTCAGAATGATATTCATCGACAAGTTGACACATATACTATCACGAACAATGCCAACATTGTGTCCTGCAGAAGCAGCAACTATCGCACAAGAATCGAAATGACATTTTCGGTCAATGGCATACTCCAACCTCCCaccttcctcaacccctgCGACACAGCTGCAGACGTTGAATGGGTTGACATGACGAGtgaggtcgaggttgacatTCGAGTCGGAGAGCCCACATATGTTGTGTCAACCTACGCCATACGTActgaggatggggttgagcACGACCCTTCGCTTCCGGCCGACCTCGCAGACTATCTGGGCGTCAGCCGTGGGTCGGTCAATATGACCGACAGACTCTTCACAAGCCTATGCGCAGCGAACTACGAAGCGATTGAAGCGGTGGAATTTTGCGTCATCGGCAGGGGCGTGGAACAGATACTGGGTGTCACATCAATTCCGACCTCGAGTTCGCATCCCACGAGCCCAAGTTTCTTACATGAACTAGGAGAAAAAGCTCTGATAGGGAATATCATGACACGTCAGTTTGTCGACGTGGAAAGCGCCTT TTATCAAATACGGCTTCTCGCCAAACTGCATAGATTCATTGACTCTAGAGACTTGAAAAGGGATTTCTTGAACCAGTATCTGGAGCTGGAAAAGATCCGGCAGGCCTACCTTGACAAGCTCACAGCTGCCATTCAGGGTGCACTTGCCTGGTTGTTCGCCACAGATCTCAAGCCAGGGAGACTCCTTCTCGCAGTCCACAGTGAGCCCTCCAATATTTCTGACGGCCCAGTTTTTGAAAGGTTCAAAAGGTGCGCTGGGAAACGATCCGCCTTCAGCTGGGACACGACATACAACCGTGGCTGCTATGCCACCATGGCCGCCTGGTACGCCTACAGGGCATGTCCTTCTGCATTTCATACAAGGTTCATAAGCGAGATCATCGTCCCCAGGTTACCTGTAGCATACCACCTCGGCATGGAGCGGGCAAATCGCGATAAGCAACCGACTCCCAAAAGCAATGTGCTGCAATGGCTACATCTCAGCTCTATCTTGCTGCTCTATGACGAGCTGGGTTGTGCGGAATACGATCTCGACATTGATGTTGACGAGGTAAGAGAGACCCAAGAAAGAGCTGAAAAAAATGTCTCGCGTCTCAAAACCAACCAGCACGGTGGGTGGAAAGCACATCATGACGAGCTTGACAGGGCTCTCCTCCTGGCCGAGGAGATGCAGCTGGACCGATTGACGCACAGCAGCCGGTCCTACAATTTAGCGGTTTCTCGAGCCAAACAAACCAGGCAAAGGATCCGCGACCGCAAACGGACGGCAAAATTCTTGCCCGGACCAAAGCCGTGGATGGCTATAAGAGGACTTGGCAACGGGCCATGGGAGCTACACAGCACCAACCACGAAGCATACCTGAGAGTCGCCGATATCACCAACGTCCCATCTGCCCGAGACAGGCTGTTTGAATTTCTGTTGTCGGATTACTCCTTCATGACCTCTTGGGACTGGGCAGATGGTAACATGGTAGGCCGATGGTGGGACATCCAGCCTATCGCGATGATATGCGCCACCTTGCTGGATTTGAAATATGAAG GGAAGCTGCAGGCTGCGCAAGCCAAGAAACCAGTCGGGGATGATGAGCACCCTCAGTCTCTCGACCGCCGAACGGACACACTCAGATCCGACGATCTAAATAGCAGCGAGATTTTGCCACGACAGCCCAAAATATCCGGCGAGATTGTTAACATGGAAGCCATGTTATTCAAGCTTATTCAGTCGGTGGAGGAGTCCCGTGGAAGTGAAATGGCCAAGTCTTTTGACTGGATATCGCAACGACCACCAAACCCTTGCTTTCCT GCCTGGTATACCTTACCTCGttcaccaccttcctcgccaacaacacaacTTCCACTTGTTACCCTGATACCGGAGCTAAAGGCTTATCTTCCTGACCATGGGCCCGAATTGTCATCCATTCAAAAAGTAGTGACCGACACGATGACCTCTGATGACGACTGTGTAGCCTTGCGTATGATTTGTTTGTGGGATATCACCCATGGGTCTCCGTTAGATTTCAGCTTCCAAGTCAAACCCGTCACCTGGACGACTATCCCCAGGTCAACCTATTCATCTCGGGACAGATCCTTGAAACAGCGTCTAAACAGTCGT CTCGTCGATCTAGGAATAAGGCACAGAATCCT TCTATTCCCCATACTTACACTTTTTAACGCAGCTGGACTCTGCTATCTCTGGCACGATGCCGCGGCTTTTCACTTGAGAGATCACTTTGGCTCAGTGTCACGGTTCACTGACAGTAAGAAGGGACCGACGGGGTGGATTACAAGCATTAATATCTCGCA CTGGACTCTTCGGTCTCAGGCTGAAGTGAAAGAAGATCCGTATCGTGAACGTCACCGCCAGCACGGCAACTTCCCACCTGACAACATTGCTGAGCTCGGGGTTGGTATCGACACAAAATACATGGTCGAAGAGAGATCATCATCCATAATCTTTACGGGACATCATTCTGGTCGTCTGTGGGTCTGCTCGATCATCTCACCAACGGTCAAATGGAATTATCTCGAAAGTCTCATCTCCAATTACACCCAACCACTCCTGGCCAACTTTGTTCATCAGCCATCGACCGCAAGGTGTCTGGTGTTCCTGATGTTCCTAGGACATCTGTGCGAGACGTTGGCGGATGAGTATGAGAAGCTTCTCTTGCAACTCGATGGCATAATCGAAATCAGG GACCGTACGCTGTTTGAAGGCCCCGAAGACTGGTGGGGAACGGCGGAAGCAATCAACAAGCTCAAAAAGATGCTCTGGGGTTGGGACGCACTCAGAATCTTTAATGACAAGCTCTCCGCCTCTTTGACACAAATCCAGAGGGCACACGACACCATGGATAATATTATCAAGCAG GAGACATCGTATCAAGATGCAGAACTTGTCCAAGAGGCGAATACTGTCGTGGATGAGTTTCGAAAACGGCATGGCTTGCTTATTGACGTCCACGACAAGACGCAGTTGAAGATCAAACAGGTCACCGGTCTACGCGACGGcatctccaccatcaccaatgTGGTTGACGCCCAAACCGCCTTGGAGGACAACAAGACGACAATACAGCAAGGGAACAACATCAGGACCCTGACCTATATCACGATTGGCTATTTACCGCTTGGATTTGTCACG GGTCTGTATTCTGTACAACATGGCACCTTCATGAACTCGGCCACAGACTGGCAGTTTGGCGTCATGATTGTTTTGTTCTCCCTTGGCACCTGGATACTCGCGTACGCCCTCGAAAAAGCACTTGTGCGCGTCGACTGGAACATCATCAGGGGACACTTTGACCTGAATCAACTGCGATGGGCGTTCAAGTGGCCCGCCAAACCCACTCGAGATGGCGGCCAGGATCAAGGTCCGTCTGGTCTGGCATGA
- a CDS encoding hypothetical protein (COG:S; EggNog:ENOG503NZ3B), with protein sequence MTDVPNRGPVLLAVNTTGAVLAGITCLLRCFVRTRVVKGFGLDDWLMAASTGAYIAFCCFSNVGVTHGTGKHKSDVDPENYMIAMNRWYYCYLLYAWSMILVKLSIGYFLLRVTITRLHKWIIYAAGAITCVSCLTFFFLAMFQCYPISFFWNKDQDGRCINMNILTALAILYSIFSVVTDLTYALLPAWVVAQLNMDKKSKVAVIGLMGMGCVASAAVIVRGPYLRHMGSEDFLWDTAPIAIWSSVEAALAITAGCLACLQPLVKMIGVKLGLAAFTTASKSGGRGSNLKMTGDISVRRSFTRRTDLFSSANYREQQAAGELKLQPGLSGYTAKCYGNTSEEELRPVTKDTDATLRGDRDNESKESMNGVVKARERESL encoded by the exons ATGACCGATGTACCAAATCGTGGCCCGGTCCTGCTGGCCGTTAACACGACGGGTGCTGTCCTCGCCGGCATCACTTGCCTGCTACGATGCTTTGTTCGAACCAGAGTTGTGAAAGGGTTTGGGCTGGATGACTGGTTGATGGCGGCTTCAACG GGTGCATATATCGCTTTCTGCTGCTTTTCAAACGTGGGGGTCACTCATGGCACAGGGAAACACAAGTCGGATGTCGACCCAGAGAATTACATGATTGCAATGAACCG ATGGTACTACTGCTACCTCCTCTACGCCTGGTCCATGATTCTCGTCAAGCTCTCCATCGGCTACTTTTTGCTCCGagtcaccatcacccgccTTCACAAATGGATCATTTACGCCGCGGGCGCCATCACGTGCGTCAGCTGCCTGACgtttttcttcctcgccatgtTCCAGTGCTACCCGATCAGCTTCTTTTGGAACAAGGACCAGGACGGCAGATGCATCAACATGAACATCCTGACGGCGTTGGCTATCCTCTATTCGATCTTCTCCGTCGTCACCGATCTGACGTACGCCCTGCTGCCCGCGTGGGTGGTGGCTCAGCTCAACATGGataaaaagtcgaaagtGGCGGTGATTGGtctgatggggatgggatgcGTGGCCAGCGCGGCGGTTATTGTTCGTGGGCCGTATCTTCGACACATGGGGAGTGAGGATTTCTTGTGGGATACGGCGCCGATTGCGATTTGGTCGTCTGTCGAAGCTGCGCTTGCTATCACGGCTGGGTGCCTTGCTTGTTTGCAGCCTCTCGTCAAGATGATTGGTGTGAAGCTTGGTCTCGCGGCTTTCACGACGGCCTCCAAATctggggggcgggggagcaACCTCAAGATGACGGGCGATATCTCGGTGAGGCGATCTTTTACCCGACGAACCGATTTGTTTTCAAGCGCCAACTATCGTGAGCAGCAGGCGGCTGGGGAGCTGAAGCTTCAGCCGGGGTTGTCGGGGTACACGGCCAAGTGCTACGGCAACAcgagcgaggaggagttgaggcCGGTGACAAAGGATACGGATGCAACGCTGAGGGGGGATAGGGACAATGAGAGCAAGGAGAGCATGAATGGGGTTgtgaaggcgagggagagggagtcaCTATGA
- a CDS encoding hypothetical protein (EggNog:ENOG503PRBX) translates to MATTPNLHQTLHLTLKTFLHGPIEATTQKNPSLLSSVLSPDCLHYIAPASFLTSIGAPPDFAFDVATWEAQYASESRFVGTRSVDIMPLVVDAETMTGAARTVYVDNLHLANGENEEVKLDVSWFVKFNENGKKITEVTEILDGLVFVEVHRRIREFKEDGKGKAGA, encoded by the coding sequence ATggcaacaacccccaacctccaccaaaccctccacctcaccctcaaaACCTTCCTCCACGGCCCCATCGAAGCAACAACCCAGaaaaacccctccctcctctcttccGTCCTCTCCCCCGACTGCCTCCACTACATCGCCCCCGCATCTTTCCTCACTAGCATAGGCGCACCGCCAGACTTTGCCTTTGACGTGGCGACATGGGAGGCTCAATACGCGAGTGAATCCCGGTTCGTCGGGACCAGATCGGTAGATATCATGCCTTTGGTTGTCGACGCAGAGACAATGACTGGGGCCGCGAGGACGGTGTACGTTGACAATTTGCACCTGGCGAATGGGGAGAACGAGGAGGTAAAGCTGGATGTCTCGTGGTTTGTGAAGTTTAATGAGAACGGGAAGAAGATTACGGAGGTGACGGAGATtttggatgggttggttttTGTGGAGGTGCATAGGAGGATTCGGGAGTTCAAGGAGGATGGCAAGGGTAAGGCTGGTGCCTAG
- a CDS encoding hypothetical protein (COG:S; EggNog:ENOG503PFBH) — translation MKQGLAFVSAFGLLQLASAACCRTNKCFKAVADPLVDGLQDCSLAFEIVTVTPQVTTVTETVTEVPTEYVSVVETDATTATVYSTVETETLLNTISTTVTGTTTQLSLVYVTRAYNTVTVLVTSTTTVLPSAATQIVARAADTDLAHTRGTLAPFIPSYASAHCPSWEKYISVCKCAGATQETITVSPSAATVTVTFTDNVAATTIPIPVTLSTTTTVIDEVTATEYNTQTETASVTATAVTTATGNVLVIGSTTTVTSTITSTVVAPAERCSNVANFNAVATDSANSQRYLFSQLINGMAGLYGSMDWASAPVEPGIDVYKMYKWVLDEEGYLATLYLVGQSTYKVSAWVSPGSAASVRLQVRTGAEYSPAYSIRVKGCVSTATGELTLDVGGRKNILLCGNNQVFLSSGDGSDTGLSCTRMYPKAITV, via the coding sequence ATGAAGCAGGGACTTGCGTTCGTTTCGGCCTTTGGGTTACTTCAACTGGCATCTGCCGCCTGCTGCCGCACAAACAAATGCTTCAAGGCCGTTGCTGATCCCTTGGTTGATGGCCTACAGGATTGCTCATTGGCTTTCGAGATAGTCACAGTCACGCCCCAAGTCACCACTGTTACCGAGACTGTGACGGAAGTTCCGACCGAGTATGTCAGCGTGGTCGAGACAGATGCCACGACGGCAACAGTTTATTCGACTGTCGAGACCGAAACATTGCTCAACACCATCAGCACCACGGTGACTGGCACGACGACTCAGCTCTCCCTGGTCTACGTTACCCGCGCATATAACACCGTTACAGTCTTGGTCACATCCACCACGACAGTTCTGCCGAGTGCTGCGACTCAAATCGTGGCGCGCGCCGCCGATACCGACCTGGCACACACTAGGGGCACCCTGGCGCCATTCATTCCAAGCTACGCCTCAGCACATTGTCCATCATGGGAGAAGTATATTTCGGTCTGCAAGTGCGCAGGAGCCACCCAGGAGACTATTACCGTTTCACCCTCGGCCGCCACAGTGACCGTCACCTTCACCGACAACGTGGCTGCCACAACGATCCCGATTCCCGTTActctttccaccaccaccacggtcATCGACGAAGTAACTGCCACAGAATACAACACCCAGACTGAAACGGCCTCGGTCACTGCCACCGCCGTGACTACGGCAACAGGGAACGTCTTGGTCATAGGTTCAACAACCACCGTTACAtcaaccatcacctccaccgtGGTCGCCCCAGCAGAAAGATGCAGTAACGTCGCCAACTTCAACGCCGTCGCGACTGATTCCGCCAACAGCCAGCGCTACCTCTTTTCCCAGCTGATCAACGGCATGGCCGGCTTGTACGGCAGTATGGATTGGGCATCAGCGCCAGTCGAGCCTGGCATCGACGTCTACAAGATGTACAAATGGGTcttggacgaggaggggtACCTGGCAACTCTTTACCTTGTTGGGCAGTCTACCTACAAGGTCAGTGCTTGGGTGAGCCCAGGGAGCGCTGCGTCTGTTCGGCTTCAGGTGAGGACGGGTGCCGAGTATAGTCCTGCATATTCTATCAGGGTGAAGGGGTGTGTTAGCACGGCGACTGGCGAGCTCACGcttgatgttggcggcaGGAAGAATATTTTGTTGTGTGGCAACAATCAGGTGTTCCTGTCGAGTGGGGATGGGTCCGACACTGGGTTGAGCTGCACGAGGATGTATCCCAAGGCTATTACTGTGTAG
- a CDS encoding hypothetical protein (COG:G; EggNog:ENOG503NZS3), giving the protein MKFTLSTAILTGFATLASAQSPQMPGLAPNCNRYHYVQSGDTCAVIAAANGISVAQFLSWNSEVNAGCTNLWLNYFVCTGVSSSGGTTTATVTSTADNGGTTTTNTVTSTNDNGGTTTTATVTSTAGNGGTTTTSGGPTSTPTNTSPQMPGLPSTCWLFHTVETGDTCEIIAASYGVTLAQFYAWNPEINSTCTNLWLGFAVCVGA; this is encoded by the coding sequence ATGAAGTTCACTCTCtccaccgccatcctcaccgGGTTCGCCACCCTGGCCTCGGCCCAGTCCCCTCAAATGCCCGGCCTCGCCCCCAACTGCAACCGCTACCACTACGTCCAAAGCGGCGACACCTGCGCCGTtatcgccgccgccaacggCATCTCGGTCGCCCAGTTCCTCTCCTGGAACTCCGAAGTCAACGCGGGCTGCACCAACCTCTGGCTCAACTACTTTGTCTGCACCGGCGTCTCCTCGAGcggcggcaccaccaccgccaccgtgACCAGCACCGCTGACAACGGcggcacaacaacaaccaacactGTCACGAGCACCAATGACAATGGcggcacaacaacaaccgctaCTGTTACCAGCACCGCTGGGAAcggcggcaccaccaccacctctggTGGCCCTACCAGCACCCctaccaacacctcccctcAGATGCCCGGGTTGCCTTCTACCTGCTGGCTGTTCCACACTGTTGAGACCGGGGATACTTGCGAGATTATCGCTGCCAGCTATGGGGTCACGCTTGCGCAGTTTTATGCTTGGAATCCCGAGATCAACTCTACTTGCACCAACTTGTGGTTGGGATTTGCTGTTTGCGTTGGGGCGTAA
- a CDS encoding hypothetical protein (EggNog:ENOG503PHBM), with protein MQLSTLLVAALAGTSSAYTLSVYSADNYQGTQKSYSTAGSRNVGFTVKSWIWESKLGDGCCVNFCKGSTSQGRYCGSARKAVSSAGVNKVVTGCGSAVLNC; from the exons atgcagctctccaccctcctcgtcgccgccctcgctggcacctcctccgcctaCACCCTCTCCGTCTACAGCGCCGACAACTACCAGGGCACCCAGAAGAGCTACTCCACCGCCGGCTCCCGCAACGTCGGCTTCACTGTCAAGTCCTGGATCTGGGAGTCCAAGCTCGGTGATGGCTGCTG CGTGAACTTCTGCAAGGGCTCCACCTCTCAGGGCCGCTACTGCGGCAGCGCCCGCAAGGCCGTCTCCTCTGCTGGTGTCAACAAGGTCGTCACTGGCTGCGGCAGCGCTGTTCTCAACTGCTAA
- a CDS encoding hypothetical protein (COG:O; MEROPS:MER0000359; EggNog:ENOG503NU05), with protein sequence MSTSNEPQIVPGQWIVTLRPYATSAIKSSHVSLLHNLTDDSSSPVNVSINSEFDLPEIRGYTAAFDEATKAELEALPEIADIEPVQIFKHCAAVTQSNAPWGLARISTRSKLPPAGPYTYKYTNTGEGAIAYVIDTGINDAHVDFEGRASKGPKFVTVAAGVEVSDEDLNGHGTHVAGTIAGKTYGVAKKAQVIGIKVFDDSPEPGAQTGDIISALDYVVKEFKEHGKPSVVNLSLGGGASPAMDKAVASAVRSGVTVVVAAGNEARQATTSSPAREPLAITVGASDVGDKAANFSNYGKMVDIFAPGVQILSTWIGGTEATNTISGTSMASPHVAGAVAQIIGAEPTEPLLVVPKLLQWAEKNDLSGLKERTINALLQISDA encoded by the exons ATGTCAACCTCCAACGAACCCCAAATCGTCCCCGGCCAATGGATCGTCACCCTTCGCCCCTACGCCACCTCGGCCATCAAATCCTCCcacgtctccctcctccacaatctcACTGACGacagctcctcccccgtcaaCGTCTCCATCAACTCCGAGTTCGACCTTCCCGAAATCAGGGGGTACACCGCCGCCTTCGACGAAGCTACCAAAGCCGAGCTCGAAGCCCTCCCCGAAATAGCCGACATCGAACCCGTCCAAATCTTCAAGCACTGCGCCGCCGTCACCCAATCCAACGCCCCCTGGGGCCTCGCCCGCATCTCCACCCGCTCTAAGCTTCCCCCCGCCGGTCCCTACACCTACAAGTACACCAACACCGGCGAAGGCGCCATCGCCTACGTCATCGACACCGGCATCAACGACGCCCACGTCGACTTTGAGGGGCGCGCTTCAAAGGGCCCAAAGTTTGtcactgttgctgctggggtggAGGTTAGCGATGAGGATTTGAACGGGCATGGCACGCACGTTGCGGGGACGATTGCGGGGAAGACGTATGGGGTTGCTAAGAAGGCGCAGGTGATTGGGATCAAGGTGTTTGATGACTCGCCTGAGCCGGGGGCGCAGACGGGTGATATTATTAGTGCGTTGGATTATGTGGTCAAAGAGTTCAAGGAGCATGGGAAGCCGAGTGTGGTGAACTTGAGTCTGGGTGGCGGTGCGTCCCCTGCGATGGACAAGGCGGTTGCGAGCGCGGTCAGGAGCGGTGTCACTGTGGTTGTGGCGGCTGGTAACGAGGCA AGAcaggccaccaccagctctcCGGCTAGAGAGCCTCTCGCTATCACTGTTGGTGCGAGCGATGTTGGTGACAAG GCCGCCAACTTCTCCAACTACGGCAAGATGGTCGACATCTTTGCCCCCGGAGTCCAAATCCTATCCACCTGGATCGGGGGCACCGAAGCTACCAACACTATCAGCGGCACCTCAATGG CATCCCCTCATGTGGCTGGCGCAGTTGCCCAGATCATCGGCGCCGAGCCCACGGAACCTCTTCTTGTGGTTcccaagctcctccagtGGGCCGAGAAGAATGACCTCAGCGGTCTCAAGGAGCGGACCATCAATGCCCTTTTGCAGATTTCTGACGCTTGA
- a CDS encoding hypothetical protein (EggNog:ENOG503NY7H; CAZy:PL3; COG:G) produces MFSNAGQIALTLLATAPTALACLGYTGGLPKATGNVALTAPIYVKAGQVYDGGWRKFDRNPSSCNGQSEGGEKDTAFVVERGGTLRNVIIGKTVGEGVYCKGGGCNLEFIWFEDVCEDAISIKDDRPGDVTNIIGGGAYHASDKVIQHNGCGRVNVSIINFYAENYGKVYRSCGTKCAREVYVEGVTARKGGEVVGITKANGDKATLVNVCTDAKTPCQNYSGPGAKDGAC; encoded by the exons ATGTTCTCCAACGCCGGACAGATCGCTCTCACCCTTCTCGCCACTGCCCCTACGGCATTGGCCTGCCTGGGCTACACCGGCGGCCTTCCCAAGGCCACTGGGAATGTGGCTCTGACTGCGCCCATCTACGTCAAGGCTGGTCAGGTCTACGACGGTGGCTGGCGCAAGTTTGACAGAAACCCCAGCAGCTGCAATGGCCAGAGTGAAGGTGGTGAGAAGGACACCGCTTTCGTTGTTGAGCGTGGTGGTACTCTCCGCAACGTCATCATCGGTAAGACCGTCGGTGAGGGTGTCTACTGCAAAGGTGGCGGCTGCAACCTCGAGTTCATCTGGTTCGAGGACGTCTGCGAGGATGCCATCTCCATC AAGGACGACCGTCCGGGAGATGTCACCAACAttattggtggtggtgcctaCCACGCCTCTGACAAGGTGATCCAGCACAACGGTTGCGGCCGTGTCAACGTGAGT ATCATCAACTTCTATGCCGAGAACTACGGCAAGGTCTATCGCTCGTGCGGAACA AAGTGCGCCCGCGAAGTCTACGTCGAGGGTGTCACCGCCCGCAAGGGTGGCGAGGTTGTCGGCATCACCAAGGCCAACGGTGACAAGGCCACCTTGGTGAATGTCTGCACTGATGCCAAGACCCCGTGCCAGAACTACAGCGGTCCTGGTGCCAAGGACGGCGCTTGCTAG